One window of the Streptomyces asoensis genome contains the following:
- a CDS encoding SAM-dependent methyltransferase, with protein sequence MTDHVTTPGSAAHQKIDTSVPHSARIWNYWLGGKDNYPVDEQAGDAYTAVFPGIVTIARSSRAFLRRNITYLVSEAGIRQFLDVGTGLPTADNTHEVAQRLAPETRIVYVDNDPLVLAHARALLYSTAEGATSYVDANVLDPERILARAAETLDFSRPTALILSNILGHVADHDQARSIVTNLMAALPSGSYLSINDGSRGIDPVFEEAQDAYNESGAVPYNLRSVDEITAYFDGLELLEPGVVSVPLWRPEATSPAPDVIGEHGGLARKL encoded by the coding sequence ATGACCGACCATGTGACCACGCCCGGATCAGCGGCACATCAGAAGATCGACACCTCGGTGCCGCACTCGGCCCGCATCTGGAACTACTGGCTCGGCGGGAAGGACAACTACCCCGTGGACGAGCAGGCCGGTGACGCCTACACCGCCGTGTTCCCCGGCATCGTCACCATCGCCCGCAGCAGCCGCGCGTTCCTGCGCCGCAACATCACGTACCTGGTCTCCGAGGCGGGCATACGACAGTTCCTGGACGTCGGAACGGGCCTGCCGACCGCCGACAACACCCACGAGGTCGCCCAGCGTCTCGCCCCCGAGACCCGGATCGTCTACGTCGACAACGATCCCCTGGTCCTCGCCCACGCCCGCGCCCTGCTCTACTCCACCGCGGAGGGCGCGACCTCCTATGTCGACGCCAATGTGCTGGACCCGGAGCGCATCCTGGCGCGCGCCGCCGAGACGCTGGACTTCAGCCGTCCCACCGCGCTCATCCTCAGCAACATCCTGGGCCACGTCGCCGACCACGACCAGGCCCGCTCCATCGTCACCAACCTGATGGCGGCACTGCCGTCCGGCAGCTACCTCTCCATCAACGACGGTTCGCGGGGCATCGACCCGGTCTTCGAAGAGGCCCAGGACGCCTACAACGAAAGCGGCGCCGTCCCGTACAACCTGCGATCCGTCGACGAGATCACGGCGTACTTCGACGGCCTGGAGCTCCTGGAGCCCGGAGTCGTCTCGGTCCCCCTCTGGCGCCCGGAGGCCACCTCCCCCGCGCCGGACGTCATCGGCGAACACGGCGGCCTCGCCCGCAAGCTGTAG